In a single window of the Arthrobacter sp. StoSoilA2 genome:
- a CDS encoding dihydrodipicolinate synthase family protein codes for MSTQFQGVIPPVITPRHADGSIDTASLKNVTKHLIDGGVSGLFVLGSSGEVPYLTNAERELVVSTIADANAGAVPLIVGANEQTTNRVIEEARKVVDLGADAIVVTSMYYAIGNAAETETHFRSIHAAIEKPIFAYDVPVRTHFKLPMDLLVRLGRDGVIAGVKDSSGDDVSFRQLLLAAKDIPNFAIFTGHEVVVDGALLGGAQGVVPGLGNVDPAGYHRLFDAAQTGDWALAAREQDRLADVFEIVYTPNGRVSGGAAGLGAFKTALQVMGVIESNTMSEPMLSLNDAETALIREILERNGLV; via the coding sequence GTGTCCACTCAGTTCCAGGGCGTCATCCCCCCGGTCATCACCCCCCGCCACGCCGACGGCAGCATCGACACCGCGTCGCTGAAGAACGTCACCAAGCACCTGATCGACGGCGGTGTGTCCGGACTTTTCGTCCTCGGCTCCTCCGGAGAAGTCCCCTACCTCACCAACGCCGAGCGTGAGCTGGTGGTCTCCACCATCGCCGACGCCAACGCCGGAGCGGTCCCGCTGATCGTCGGCGCCAACGAGCAGACCACCAACCGGGTGATCGAGGAAGCGCGGAAGGTGGTGGATCTAGGTGCCGACGCGATCGTTGTCACGTCCATGTACTACGCCATCGGCAATGCGGCGGAAACCGAGACGCATTTCCGCAGCATCCACGCCGCCATCGAGAAGCCGATCTTCGCTTACGACGTCCCGGTCCGCACGCACTTCAAGCTGCCCATGGACCTCTTGGTACGCCTCGGCCGCGACGGCGTCATTGCCGGCGTCAAGGACTCCTCGGGCGACGACGTTTCGTTCCGCCAACTGCTGCTCGCCGCCAAGGACATTCCCAACTTCGCTATCTTCACTGGCCACGAAGTTGTGGTGGACGGCGCCCTCCTGGGCGGTGCGCAGGGCGTGGTTCCGGGTCTCGGCAACGTTGATCCTGCCGGCTACCACCGCCTGTTCGACGCTGCCCAGACGGGCGACTGGGCTCTCGCAGCAAGGGAGCAGGACCGTCTGGCCGACGTCTTCGAGATCGTCTACACCCCCAACGGTCGCGTCTCCGGCGGCGCTGCAGGTCTCGGTGCTTTCAAGACCGCGCTGCAGGTCATGGGAGTTATTGAGTCCAACACCATGAGCGAGCCCATGCTGTCCCTGAACGATGCCGAAACGGCGTTGATTCGCGAAATCCTGGAACGGAACGGGCTGGTCTAA
- a CDS encoding ATP-binding cassette domain-containing protein: MSDSGSKPVIELKDVKVYHHARTGGLFRPNIVKAVDGVDFTISRGETVGIVGESGCGKSTLASVLVGLQPPTSGQVLFHGKPAIKRNAAMRKRFGRSVSVVFQDPATALNPRMTIQDILTDPLQIHGIGNAASRAAKVKELLALVGLPHSAAEVTPSQVSGGQRQRVAIARALALDPDIIVADEPTSALDVSVRAQVLNLLSDLKTQLNLGMVFISHDIQTVRYVSDRICVMYFGKIVEQGTATQVFDNPSNDYTKKLLGAAPSLLHI; this comes from the coding sequence ATGAGCGATTCAGGCTCCAAGCCGGTCATCGAGCTCAAAGACGTCAAGGTCTACCACCATGCAAGGACCGGCGGACTTTTCCGACCCAACATCGTCAAAGCCGTCGACGGAGTGGACTTCACCATCAGCCGCGGCGAAACCGTGGGCATCGTTGGTGAGTCCGGCTGTGGCAAGTCCACCCTCGCGTCCGTACTTGTGGGACTTCAACCGCCGACGTCGGGCCAGGTCTTGTTCCACGGAAAGCCAGCAATCAAGCGCAACGCCGCCATGCGAAAGCGGTTTGGACGCTCCGTCTCGGTCGTCTTCCAGGACCCGGCTACGGCGCTCAACCCGCGCATGACCATCCAGGACATCCTCACCGACCCCCTGCAGATCCACGGCATCGGAAACGCTGCCAGCCGTGCTGCCAAGGTCAAGGAACTGTTGGCGCTGGTTGGCCTGCCGCACTCGGCAGCCGAGGTGACGCCGTCGCAGGTTTCCGGTGGTCAGCGCCAGCGTGTGGCGATCGCCCGTGCACTGGCGTTGGATCCTGACATCATTGTGGCTGACGAGCCGACGTCGGCCCTGGACGTTTCGGTCCGCGCGCAGGTCCTGAACCTGTTGTCTGACCTGAAGACCCAGCTGAACCTCGGCATGGTGTTCATCTCGCACGACATCCAGACCGTCCGCTACGTCTCGGACCGTATCTGCGTCATGTACTTCGGCAAGATCGTCGAACAAGGCACAGCCACCCAGGTCTTCGACAACCCCAGCAACGACTACACCAAGAAGCTGCTGGGCGCCGCGCCGAGCCTGCTCCACATCTAG
- a CDS encoding dipeptide/oligopeptide/nickel ABC transporter permease/ATP-binding protein, translating to MRSKLAERLSAPGIRFKALPWGSRIALLFLVMIVLAAVLAPVIAPHDPLETFIPATPPGAEHFFGTDRLGRDIFSRLLFGAQSSLLIGLGAVGLAILAGALLGSFAATSSKSVNEIIMRLMDILMAFPGIALAAVLLAAFGNSVPTIIIAIAIIYTPQLARVVRANVLAQYGEDYVRAERVIGAGRFYILVKHIVRNTAAPVLVFATVMVADAIILEASLSFLGAGVQDPAPSWGNVISYGRNLVLSGGWWATTFAGLTILLTVLSLNILAEGLTDAMVNPKLRRAPAVKDDDGSAAAIAVDSEVATSVAQPSVVEEHELDGVRPAFGDTVTSDGGSSAVLTDVKLAAANPHLLLDRELELLAAIEAKRTDRLPQVSPGARNVLEVKNLSIRFPGRFGETAIVDNVSFTVREGETMGLVGESGCGKSITSLAVMGLLPKTAQVTGSILFDGKELLEAKTQHGNPKAYEGLRGEQIAMVYQDALSSLNPSMKIKDQLEQLTKRGGRKTPSELLEMVKLDPARTLASYPHELSGGQRQRVLIAMALSRSPKIVVADEPTTALDVTVQKQVVDLLNELREQLGFAMVFVSHDLALVASLAHRITVMYAGQVVESARASELLQNPKHEYTRGLLGAVLSIEADAVRLHQIPGTVPSPRDFAAGDRFAARSLRADADPNQKLVLTTVPTANGDDADHYWASHLKEDAK from the coding sequence ATGCGCAGCAAGCTCGCAGAACGGCTAAGTGCCCCGGGCATCCGCTTCAAGGCCCTGCCCTGGGGCTCCCGCATCGCCCTGCTCTTCCTCGTCATGATTGTGCTCGCGGCCGTCCTCGCGCCGGTCATCGCTCCGCACGATCCCCTTGAGACGTTCATCCCGGCCACCCCGCCCGGCGCCGAACACTTCTTCGGCACCGACCGCCTGGGACGCGACATCTTCTCGCGCCTCCTGTTCGGGGCACAGTCGTCGCTGCTGATCGGCCTTGGCGCGGTTGGCCTGGCGATCCTCGCCGGTGCACTGCTCGGATCCTTCGCCGCGACCTCCAGCAAGTCGGTCAACGAGATCATCATGCGGCTCATGGACATCCTCATGGCGTTCCCGGGCATCGCACTGGCCGCAGTTTTGCTGGCCGCGTTCGGTAACTCGGTCCCGACCATCATCATCGCAATCGCCATCATCTACACGCCCCAACTGGCCCGCGTGGTCCGCGCCAACGTGCTTGCACAATATGGCGAAGACTACGTTCGTGCCGAACGCGTGATCGGTGCAGGCCGGTTCTACATCCTGGTCAAGCACATCGTCCGCAACACCGCCGCTCCCGTCCTGGTGTTCGCCACAGTGATGGTGGCAGACGCCATCATCCTGGAAGCCTCGCTCTCCTTCCTCGGGGCCGGCGTTCAAGACCCCGCGCCATCATGGGGCAACGTGATTTCCTACGGCCGCAATCTGGTCCTGTCCGGTGGCTGGTGGGCCACCACGTTCGCTGGCCTGACAATTCTGCTGACTGTCCTGTCCCTGAACATCCTCGCCGAGGGCCTCACCGACGCCATGGTGAACCCGAAACTGCGCCGCGCGCCGGCAGTGAAGGACGACGACGGCTCGGCCGCGGCTATCGCTGTTGATTCCGAGGTCGCTACATCCGTTGCCCAGCCGTCAGTGGTGGAGGAACACGAGCTCGACGGCGTTCGGCCGGCTTTCGGCGACACCGTCACTTCTGATGGGGGCAGCTCCGCCGTCCTCACCGATGTGAAGCTGGCCGCCGCCAACCCCCACCTCCTCCTGGACCGCGAACTGGAACTGCTGGCAGCCATCGAAGCCAAGCGCACGGACCGCCTCCCGCAGGTCTCCCCCGGAGCCCGCAATGTCCTTGAAGTGAAAAACCTGTCTATCCGCTTCCCGGGCCGTTTCGGCGAGACCGCAATCGTGGACAACGTCTCCTTCACGGTCCGCGAAGGCGAAACCATGGGCCTGGTGGGCGAGTCCGGTTGTGGCAAGTCGATCACGTCACTCGCTGTGATGGGCCTCCTGCCCAAGACAGCACAAGTCACCGGCTCCATCCTGTTTGATGGCAAGGAACTCCTCGAGGCGAAGACGCAGCACGGCAACCCCAAGGCCTATGAGGGCCTGCGCGGCGAGCAGATTGCCATGGTCTACCAGGACGCGTTGAGCTCGCTGAACCCATCCATGAAGATCAAGGACCAGCTGGAGCAGCTCACCAAACGTGGTGGCCGAAAGACACCTTCTGAACTGCTGGAAATGGTGAAACTGGACCCCGCCAGGACGCTTGCCAGCTACCCCCATGAGCTCTCCGGCGGCCAACGCCAGCGCGTGCTGATCGCCATGGCCCTGTCCCGCTCACCGAAGATCGTTGTTGCCGATGAGCCCACCACGGCCTTGGATGTCACCGTGCAAAAGCAGGTGGTGGATCTGCTCAACGAACTCCGTGAGCAACTTGGTTTCGCCATGGTATTCGTCAGTCACGACCTCGCGTTGGTGGCCTCCTTGGCCCACCGTATCACCGTCATGTACGCCGGCCAGGTGGTGGAATCCGCACGGGCTTCCGAGCTCCTGCAGAACCCCAAGCATGAGTACACCCGCGGCTTGCTGGGTGCCGTCCTCTCCATCGAGGCCGACGCCGTCCGGCTGCACCAGATCCCCGGCACAGTCCCTTCACCGCGCGATTTTGCTGCGGGAGACCGCTTCGCGGCCCGCTCACTCAGGGCCGACGCCGACCCCAACCAGAAGCTCGTCCTCACCACCGTTCCAACCGCCAACGGTGACGACGCCGACCACTACTGGGCGAGCCATCTGAAGGAGGACGCAAAATGA
- a CDS encoding ABC transporter permease gives MILGITLLVFLVLQAAPGDQASSALGDGASEEAKQQYRQENGLNDPLVLQYFRFLGKLLQFDLGVTTPPAKSVASMIGSAFPLTLQLTFLGVIIAIVLSLAFGILGALYRDKWQDQLVRVFSIAAIATPSFWLGILLIQWFALGSNPMFPSGGIATPESGFGGWLNSMALPALALGIPVSASLIRVVRTSMVEELDRDYVRTAIGNGVPYREVVSKNVLRNALVTPVTVLGLRVGYLLGGAVVIEMIFALPGMGQLILNGITNLDVNLVQGVVLTISVTFVLVNIVVDLLYLLINPRIRTV, from the coding sequence ATGATCCTGGGCATTACGTTGCTCGTCTTCCTCGTCCTGCAGGCCGCCCCCGGCGACCAAGCCAGTTCCGCCCTTGGTGACGGCGCCAGCGAAGAAGCCAAGCAGCAGTACCGCCAGGAAAATGGCCTGAACGATCCCTTGGTCCTGCAATACTTCCGTTTCCTTGGGAAGCTGCTGCAGTTTGACCTCGGCGTCACAACCCCGCCGGCAAAGTCGGTGGCTTCCATGATCGGCTCTGCGTTCCCTTTGACGCTCCAGCTGACCTTCCTGGGCGTCATTATCGCGATTGTTCTTTCCCTGGCATTCGGCATCCTCGGCGCCCTCTACCGCGACAAGTGGCAGGACCAATTGGTCCGCGTCTTCTCGATCGCCGCGATCGCCACGCCGTCGTTCTGGTTGGGCATCCTGCTCATCCAGTGGTTCGCCCTGGGCAGCAACCCGATGTTCCCCTCAGGCGGAATTGCGACGCCGGAATCCGGCTTTGGCGGCTGGCTCAACTCGATGGCCCTTCCGGCCTTGGCGCTTGGCATTCCCGTGTCAGCGTCGCTGATCCGAGTGGTCCGGACCTCCATGGTTGAAGAGCTTGACCGCGACTACGTCCGCACAGCCATCGGCAACGGCGTCCCCTATCGCGAAGTGGTTTCCAAGAATGTTCTCCGCAATGCCCTCGTCACGCCGGTGACCGTGCTGGGACTCCGCGTGGGCTACCTGCTGGGTGGCGCCGTCGTGATTGAAATGATCTTCGCCCTGCCCGGCATGGGCCAGCTGATCCTCAACGGCATTACCAACCTGGACGTCAACCTGGTCCAGGGCGTGGTGCTCACCATCTCGGTCACTTTTGTTCTGGTGAACATCGTGGTGGACCTTCTCTACCTGCTCATCAACCCCCGAATCAGGACGGTATAG